The proteins below come from a single Kosakonia sp. SMBL-WEM22 genomic window:
- a CDS encoding ATP-binding protein translates to MRIDETSQNVPTLHILCGKIASGKSTLAATLAQTPGSVVLSEDSWLALLFKESMHSVEDYVHYSAVLKRAIKPHVIALLQAGVDVILDFPANTVASRQWMMSIIQESGAQHVLHYLVVSDETCKARLRQRNAAGEHEFAATDAQFELITRYFAPPADEEGFKVRHYEEEHR, encoded by the coding sequence ATGCGCATTGATGAGACAAGCCAAAACGTGCCAACGCTGCATATCCTCTGCGGCAAAATCGCCTCCGGTAAATCGACCCTTGCGGCAACGCTTGCGCAAACGCCGGGCAGCGTGGTGCTCAGCGAAGATAGCTGGCTGGCTCTGTTGTTTAAAGAGTCGATGCACAGTGTGGAGGATTATGTGCACTACTCCGCGGTGCTTAAGCGAGCAATCAAGCCGCACGTCATTGCCCTGTTACAGGCCGGGGTAGATGTGATCCTCGATTTTCCCGCCAATACCGTCGCCAGCCGTCAGTGGATGATGTCGATTATTCAGGAGTCCGGGGCGCAGCATGTGTTGCACTATCTCGTGGTAAGCGATGAGACCTGTAAAGCGCGCCTGCGCCAGCGCAATGCGGCGGGCGAGCACGAGTTCGCCGCCACCGACGCGCAGTTTGAGCTGATTACCCGCTACTTTGCGCCGCCCGCCGATGAAGAGGGCTTTAAGGTGCGCCACTATGAGGAAGAGCACCGGTAA
- a CDS encoding STAS domain-containing protein translates to MNIDSERQPRVTILTPAIRRLDASVSAAFKEAIARELGDEPRALIVDFSKVDFIDSSGLGTLVSLMKMMNGKGEMVLCALNPGIKNMFTLTRMDRIFRISADRAAALQLLGL, encoded by the coding sequence ATGAATATCGATAGCGAACGTCAGCCGCGGGTGACGATCCTTACGCCCGCGATTCGCCGCCTGGATGCCTCTGTTTCCGCGGCTTTTAAAGAGGCGATTGCCCGTGAACTGGGCGATGAGCCGCGCGCGCTGATTGTCGATTTCAGCAAGGTGGACTTTATTGACAGTAGCGGCCTCGGCACGCTGGTTTCATTAATGAAGATGATGAACGGCAAAGGTGAAATGGTGCTCTGCGCCCTTAACCCCGGCATCAAAAATATGTTTACCCTGACGCGCATGGACCGCATTTTTCGCATCAGCGCGGACAGAGCCGCCGCCCTGCAGCTGCTCGGGTTGTAA
- the opgC gene encoding OpgC domain-containing protein, with the protein MSQMAPALTQKDNLESKAWRYSVAGSRDLRIDLMRGIALVMMVVAHTEVMSIFNIFSWERFGLTTGAEGFVILSGFMLGMLNRARLQKAALLTICWGLYLRAWKIYRVNIIIILSILLLGFLPFLNVFEVTHFTDRFSGTSWSLYPVTPQIKETWFNIVLYLQIGPHQTQILGLYIFLLLLSPLFLALLKQGRVWWLLSFSLLVYGCWQRWPVRVTVSEFEFAFPLLAWQFIFVLGMSCGWYKAELLSLARTPPGKVVIVTLVIVALILGFVAQNHTNPFMPPQLLMHVIPPADFNAFYHTWAAKNGLGPVRVLNDISLMVTVYLLLSWCWRPIYKLTGWFLIPLGQHSLYVFILHVYVVLAVSQFVTFDLWRQAWIVNTLVHAAALGVLWLLAKYNVGARWIPN; encoded by the coding sequence ATGAGCCAGATGGCACCTGCGCTAACGCAAAAAGATAATTTAGAATCAAAGGCATGGCGCTATTCTGTTGCCGGTAGCCGCGATTTGCGTATCGATTTAATGCGCGGTATTGCGCTGGTGATGATGGTGGTGGCGCATACGGAAGTGATGTCGATATTTAATATATTTTCATGGGAGCGTTTTGGCTTAACTACCGGTGCCGAAGGCTTTGTTATTCTTTCCGGGTTTATGCTGGGAATGCTTAATCGGGCGCGGCTGCAAAAAGCGGCGTTATTAACGATTTGCTGGGGATTATATCTGCGGGCGTGGAAAATATATCGCGTTAATATCATCATCATATTGTCGATACTGTTACTTGGTTTTTTACCTTTTTTAAATGTGTTTGAAGTGACCCACTTTACCGACCGATTTTCTGGAACATCGTGGTCGCTTTATCCGGTGACGCCGCAAATAAAAGAGACATGGTTTAACATCGTGCTCTATTTGCAAATCGGGCCGCACCAGACGCAAATCCTGGGCCTCTATATTTTCCTGCTGCTCTTAAGCCCGCTCTTTTTGGCGCTGCTTAAGCAGGGCAGAGTGTGGTGGTTATTGAGCTTCTCCCTGCTGGTGTATGGCTGCTGGCAGCGCTGGCCGGTTCGGGTGACGGTCTCCGAGTTTGAGTTCGCCTTTCCGCTGCTCGCCTGGCAATTTATTTTCGTCCTCGGCATGAGCTGCGGCTGGTACAAAGCCGAGCTGCTGTCGCTGGCGCGCACGCCGCCGGGCAAAGTGGTGATTGTGACGCTGGTGATCGTTGCGTTGATCCTGGGGTTCGTTGCCCAGAACCACACTAACCCCTTTATGCCGCCGCAGCTGTTGATGCACGTGATCCCACCGGCGGATTTCAACGCCTTTTACCACACCTGGGCGGCGAAAAACGGTCTTGGCCCGGTGCGGGTGCTGAATGATATCAGCCTGATGGTGACAGTCTATCTGCTGTTGAGCTGGTGCTGGCGACCTATCTATAAGCTTACCGGCTGGTTTCTCATCCCGCTCGGTCAGCACTCGCTCTATGTCTTTATTCTGCACGTCTATGTGGTGCTGGCGGTGAGCCAGTTCGTCACTTTCGATCTCTGGCGGCAGGCGTGGATAGTCAACACGCTGGTTCACGCGGCGGCGCTCGGCGTGCTGTGGCTGCTGGCGAAATATAATGTCGGTGCGCGCTGGATACCTAACTGA
- the uxuA gene encoding mannonate dehydratase — protein MQMTMRWFGPVEDKIPLAHIRQVPGVEGVVGALYDVPVGEVWPQDKVRALADQVQQAGLKMEVIESVNIHDDIKIGLPSRDRFIANYQQTIRHLAEIGIKVICYNFMPVFDWMKTEMNYVLPDGSVTMAFEKKGIDKTLNEVVKEVLENSNGFALPGWEPERLAKVQELFAKYKDVDENKLRQNLVYFLERVIPVCEEVGIKMAIHPDDPPYSIFGLPRIVKNRDDLDWICTAVNSEANGITLCTGSIAEDPDNNVYEILAEFTRRRRIHFAHVRNIKLIQDKDFYESAHLSRYGSLDMYEVMKALHDNGFDGYIRPDHGRFIWGETGRPGYGLYDRALGVTYLHGLWEALEKRH, from the coding sequence ATGCAAATGACGATGCGCTGGTTTGGGCCAGTCGAAGATAAAATTCCGCTGGCGCATATTCGCCAGGTTCCAGGCGTTGAAGGCGTGGTAGGCGCGCTGTATGACGTGCCGGTCGGTGAAGTGTGGCCGCAGGATAAAGTGCGCGCGCTGGCCGATCAGGTTCAGCAGGCCGGGTTGAAAATGGAGGTGATTGAGAGCGTCAACATCCATGATGACATCAAAATCGGCCTGCCAAGCCGCGATCGCTTTATCGCCAACTACCAGCAAACTATCCGCCATCTAGCGGAGATCGGCATTAAAGTCATCTGCTATAACTTTATGCCGGTGTTCGACTGGATGAAAACCGAGATGAACTACGTCCTGCCAGACGGTTCAGTCACCATGGCGTTTGAGAAGAAAGGCATCGATAAGACGCTGAATGAAGTGGTGAAAGAGGTGCTGGAGAATTCAAACGGTTTCGCGCTGCCGGGCTGGGAGCCAGAGCGGCTGGCGAAAGTGCAGGAGCTGTTTGCCAAATATAAAGATGTCGACGAGAACAAACTGCGCCAGAACCTCGTCTATTTCCTTGAGCGCGTGATCCCGGTGTGCGAAGAGGTCGGCATCAAAATGGCGATTCATCCGGACGATCCGCCCTACTCGATCTTCGGCCTGCCGCGCATCGTGAAAAACCGCGACGATCTCGACTGGATCTGCACCGCCGTCAACTCTGAGGCCAACGGCATCACCTTATGCACCGGCTCCATTGCCGAGGACCCCGATAATAACGTCTACGAAATTCTCGCCGAGTTTACCCGCCGCAGGCGTATCCACTTCGCCCACGTGCGCAATATCAAGCTGATTCAGGATAAGGATTTCTATGAATCGGCGCACCTTTCGCGCTACGGCTCGCTCGATATGTATGAGGTGATGAAAGCCCTGCATGACAACGGCTTCGATGGCTATATCCGCCCGGATCACGGCCGCTTTATCTGGGGCGAAACCGGGCGTCCAGGCTATGGTCTTTACGACCGCGCGCTCGGCGTCACCTATCTGCACGGCTTATGGGAAGCGCTGGAAAAACGGCACTAA
- the cspA gene encoding RNA chaperone/antiterminator CspA, translated as MSTKMTGIVKWFNAEKGFGFITPKDGSKDVFVHFSAIQSDNYRTLDENQEVEFTIENGAKGPAAANVVPR; from the coding sequence ATGTCTACTAAAATGACGGGTATCGTAAAATGGTTCAACGCTGAGAAAGGCTTTGGCTTCATCACTCCTAAAGATGGCAGCAAAGATGTATTCGTACACTTCTCTGCAATCCAGAGCGATAACTACCGCACTCTTGATGAAAATCAAGAAGTTGAATTCACCATTGAAAATGGTGCGAAAGGCCCGGCCGCTGCTAACGTAGTGCCGCGCTAA
- a CDS encoding cold-shock protein translates to MTNHIHFRCPCCHGSQYRVSSFDVTEKNPAGAKCIFCKSAMITFDNIAAIMQSNNVTMEFRK, encoded by the coding sequence ATTACGAACCATATCCATTTCCGCTGCCCGTGCTGTCACGGGTCGCAATACAGAGTTTCCAGTTTTGACGTGACTGAGAAAAATCCGGCCGGTGCCAAATGTATTTTTTGCAAATCAGCAATGATCACATTTGATAATATCGCCGCGATTATGCAGTCAAATAACGTTACGATGGAATTCCGTAAATAA
- a CDS encoding DUF3131 domain-containing protein yields MKLKALLFFPLLAGFMALWITLSQARAGDLPASDYAPRSGKLTAQEMTMARNAWQYFVANYQPTTGLVNAVNKYPSTTMWDSASYLAALTAARELGIIDKAEFDRRMLKILATINKLDLFRNELPNKAYNTLTAQKVNYTNKPGEIGFSALDIGRMLIWLKVIKERYPEYGNSIDNIVLGWDFSHAVDPCGTLYGAYLENGQPKYVQEGRLGYEEYGAAGFQLWGFNTCQASRPQPYELAEIYCVLVPYDTRDPRATSQHNYVVTESYLLYGLEFGFDNPNDRNNSPRNYSHPWMKNFADRVYQAQENRYTITGVLTARSEHQLDKAPYFVYDTVYTDGYDWNTITDKGQFMPSAAAVSLKAALGMWVLWDSPYTDRLMSAIENANEEGKGYYEGLYENGDGPIKEFTANNNGIMLEALLFKKEGKLLQFNTDNPKNRNFAPSLWEKKLVDLFEENNARRNRPFLESTPSVKNWCQQTGTTQRTKPACQACQCASCNADEPVKLPPVTAQCLKP; encoded by the coding sequence ATGAAGCTGAAAGCACTTCTCTTTTTTCCCCTCCTGGCAGGGTTTATGGCGCTGTGGATAACACTAAGCCAGGCGCGCGCTGGCGATCTTCCGGCATCGGACTACGCGCCGCGCAGCGGCAAGCTGACGGCGCAAGAGATGACAATGGCGAGAAACGCCTGGCAATACTTTGTCGCTAACTACCAGCCGACCACCGGGCTGGTCAACGCGGTAAATAAATACCCCTCCACCACCATGTGGGATAGTGCCTCCTACCTTGCTGCGCTAACGGCGGCACGCGAACTGGGGATTATCGACAAAGCGGAGTTTGACCGGCGGATGCTCAAGATCCTCGCCACCATCAACAAGCTGGATCTGTTTCGCAATGAACTGCCCAACAAAGCCTATAACACCCTCACCGCGCAGAAGGTGAACTACACCAACAAACCGGGCGAGATTGGCTTCTCGGCGCTGGACATCGGTCGCATGCTGATCTGGCTGAAGGTGATCAAAGAGCGCTACCCGGAGTATGGCAACAGTATCGATAACATCGTGCTGGGCTGGGATTTTAGCCATGCTGTTGACCCGTGCGGCACGCTCTACGGTGCCTATCTGGAAAACGGCCAGCCGAAGTATGTGCAGGAGGGGCGACTCGGGTATGAAGAGTATGGCGCTGCCGGTTTCCAGCTCTGGGGCTTTAACACCTGCCAGGCGAGCCGCCCCCAGCCTTATGAGCTGGCGGAAATTTACTGCGTGCTGGTACCGTACGACACGCGCGATCCACGTGCCACCTCGCAGCACAACTATGTAGTGACCGAATCCTATCTGCTCTATGGCCTTGAGTTCGGCTTCGATAACCCGAACGATCGCAATAACAGCCCGCGCAACTACTCCCATCCGTGGATGAAAAACTTCGCCGACCGCGTCTACCAGGCGCAGGAGAACCGCTACACCATTACCGGCGTGCTCACCGCACGCTCCGAGCACCAGCTCGATAAAGCCCCCTACTTCGTCTACGACACGGTCTACACCGACGGCTATGACTGGAACACCATCACCGATAAAGGGCAGTTTATGCCCAGCGCTGCCGCCGTCTCTCTGAAAGCGGCGCTCGGCATGTGGGTGCTGTGGGATTCGCCCTACACCGATCGCCTGATGAGCGCCATCGAGAACGCCAACGAAGAGGGTAAGGGTTACTACGAAGGGCTGTATGAGAATGGCGACGGCCCGATCAAAGAGTTCACCGCCAACAACAACGGCATCATGCTCGAGGCGCTGCTGTTCAAAAAAGAGGGCAAGCTGCTGCAGTTCAACACCGATAACCCGAAAAACCGCAACTTCGCCCCATCGCTGTGGGAGAAGAAGCTGGTCGATCTGTTTGAGGAGAACAACGCCCGCCGTAACCGACCATTCCTTGAGAGCACGCCGTCGGTGAAAAACTGGTGTCAGCAGACCGGCACCACCCAGCGCACGAAACCTGCCTGCCAGGCGTGCCAGTGCGCCTCCTGTAATGCGGATGAGCCTGTGAAGCTGCCGCCGGTGACTGCGCAATGTCTAAAACCGTAG
- a CDS encoding SpoIIE family protein phosphatase, with translation MTQQHVLVVEDSPIYRRLLSRMLAQWGYVVSEAENGVSALEILATSPVSMVISDWEMPEMDGLTLCREIRERQFGHYIYLILLTARENPGDLAQGFDAGADDFLSKPVEQSELRARLHAGSRILALEATLAARNARLSQALQQIEQDLQAAARIQHSILPAHQLRYHDYFSDWLFLPSAWVSGDVFNLFQLDDHLGFYCVDVSGHGVGAAMMSLAVARQFLQGRVVERFLFSADGSVASPAEVVSMLNSRFCSEEEEIMSYFTIIYGVIHIPSGKGRLCQAGHPTPFIVSTGGEVTPIGSGGAPVGLMPDLSWDDVEFELHPGERLCLFSDGITECENQAGEQFGSPRLQQWLQQHVNQTIDTLLPHFGQHLTGWRNGEQMADDVSLLIIERNGEK, from the coding sequence GTGACCCAACAGCATGTGCTTGTGGTCGAGGATTCGCCCATCTATCGCCGCCTGCTCTCACGCATGCTGGCGCAGTGGGGCTATGTGGTCAGCGAAGCGGAAAATGGTGTCAGTGCGCTGGAGATCCTTGCGACTTCTCCCGTTAGCATGGTGATAAGCGATTGGGAGATGCCGGAGATGGATGGCTTAACCCTGTGCCGCGAAATTCGCGAACGTCAGTTTGGTCACTATATCTACTTGATTTTGCTCACTGCGCGGGAAAATCCCGGCGATCTGGCGCAGGGATTTGACGCAGGTGCCGATGACTTTCTCAGTAAGCCGGTGGAGCAGAGCGAGCTGCGCGCGCGGCTGCATGCTGGCTCGCGCATTTTGGCGCTGGAGGCGACGCTGGCGGCACGCAACGCACGGCTTAGCCAGGCACTCCAGCAAATAGAGCAGGATCTGCAGGCGGCGGCACGCATTCAGCACTCGATTCTGCCCGCCCATCAGTTGCGCTATCACGACTACTTTTCCGACTGGCTCTTTCTGCCTTCCGCGTGGGTCTCCGGCGATGTGTTTAACCTCTTTCAGCTAGACGACCACCTGGGGTTTTACTGTGTCGATGTCTCGGGCCACGGCGTTGGCGCGGCGATGATGTCCCTTGCGGTAGCGCGGCAGTTTTTACAGGGGCGCGTAGTGGAGCGTTTCCTCTTTTCTGCTGATGGCAGCGTCGCCTCGCCCGCAGAAGTGGTGAGCATGCTTAATAGCCGCTTTTGCAGCGAAGAGGAGGAGATTATGAGCTATTTCACGATCATCTACGGCGTTATTCACATCCCGAGCGGCAAAGGGCGGCTCTGCCAGGCGGGTCATCCGACGCCGTTTATCGTCTCAACCGGGGGCGAGGTCACGCCGATTGGCAGCGGCGGCGCACCGGTTGGGCTGATGCCCGATCTCAGTTGGGATGATGTCGAGTTTGAGCTGCATCCCGGTGAGCGCCTCTGCCTCTTTAGTGACGGCATTACCGAGTGCGAAAACCAGGCGGGCGAGCAGTTTGGCTCGCCACGCTTGCAGCAGTGGCTGCAACAGCACGTTAACCAGACGATTGACACACTTTTGCCGCACTTCGGTCAGCACTTAACTGGCTGGCGCAACGGCGAGCAGATGGCAGATGATGTTTCCCTGTTAATTATTGAGCGAAATGGAGAGAAGTGA
- a CDS encoding cellulose synthase catalytic subunit yields the protein MGFYFSRFEDRTPPEPLKTPRWAMITWQILAVAALILGANYIYWRWTASLNMDALWYAIPLVLAETLAWIGTVLFTINLWKEEDPPQAPPPQEINDCLSADEAVEPRPVKVDLFIATYSEDVELVRLSIRDAMKMEYPSRLDYRVHVLDDGRRPEMKAVCDEEGVNYITRQTNIGYKAGNLRNGLEQTDGDFIVICDADTRVFPTLLAHTLGYFRNPDVAWVQTPQWFYDLPAGENLSRWLARKTGKVGYAFGWLAQKIVGPVTMGRDPFFNDPRMFYDVILRRRNWANAAFCCGAASVHRREAVMQAALRSYVWTVEEEIDRHTRDIRDPATRETLQEAMRPHVAFDTELTPYKFHVSEDIYTSILLHGDAARNWRSVMHPRIESKMLSPQDMLTWMIQRFKYAAGSLDILFHDNIFSRRRFKLSLPQTLMYATTFWSYMACVWNAIFLISPIIYLFTGIPPVSAWSTPFYLHFLPFFILSELAFMFGTWGISAWDGRASYLSFFSMNLRALNTVLRGEQIKFHVTPKERQTGRFLYLVKPQIAIVLLTLTGLIWGGIQVARGQVDDPSGYVINIFWGAVNIAAMLPLILAAIWTPDEEEART from the coding sequence ATGGGCTTCTATTTTTCCCGATTCGAAGATCGCACACCGCCCGAGCCGCTGAAAACGCCGCGCTGGGCGATGATTACCTGGCAGATATTAGCGGTTGCGGCGCTGATTCTGGGTGCGAATTATATCTACTGGCGCTGGACGGCGTCGCTGAATATGGATGCCTTGTGGTACGCCATTCCGCTGGTATTAGCGGAAACGCTGGCGTGGATCGGTACGGTATTGTTTACCATCAACCTGTGGAAAGAGGAGGACCCGCCGCAAGCGCCACCGCCACAGGAGATTAACGACTGCCTGAGCGCTGACGAAGCGGTCGAACCGCGCCCGGTGAAAGTGGATCTCTTTATCGCCACCTACTCCGAAGATGTCGAGCTTGTCAGGCTCTCGATCCGCGATGCGATGAAGATGGAGTACCCCTCTCGCCTTGATTACCGCGTGCATGTTCTTGATGACGGGCGTCGCCCGGAGATGAAAGCCGTCTGCGACGAAGAGGGAGTGAATTATATTACCCGGCAGACCAACATCGGCTACAAAGCGGGTAACCTGCGCAACGGTCTTGAGCAGACCGATGGCGATTTTATCGTCATTTGCGATGCCGACACCCGCGTTTTTCCAACCCTGCTCGCCCACACCCTCGGCTACTTCCGCAACCCGGATGTCGCATGGGTGCAGACGCCGCAATGGTTTTACGATCTGCCTGCCGGGGAGAACCTCTCCCGCTGGCTGGCGCGTAAAACCGGCAAAGTGGGCTACGCCTTCGGCTGGCTGGCGCAAAAAATTGTCGGCCCGGTGACGATGGGCCGCGATCCCTTTTTTAACGATCCGCGCATGTTTTACGATGTGATCCTGCGCCGCCGTAACTGGGCCAACGCCGCCTTCTGCTGCGGTGCGGCGTCGGTGCACCGGCGTGAAGCGGTGATGCAGGCGGCGCTGCGTAGCTATGTCTGGACGGTGGAGGAGGAGATCGACCGCCATACGCGCGATATCCGCGATCCCGCCACCCGCGAAACGCTCCAGGAGGCGATGCGCCCCCATGTCGCCTTCGATACCGAACTGACGCCCTACAAATTCCACGTCTCGGAAGATATCTACACCTCGATTCTGCTGCATGGCGATGCGGCGCGAAACTGGCGCTCGGTGATGCACCCGCGTATCGAATCAAAAATGTTATCGCCGCAGGATATGCTGACGTGGATGATCCAGCGCTTTAAGTATGCCGCCGGATCGCTGGATATTCTGTTTCACGACAATATCTTCAGCCGCCGCCGCTTTAAGCTCTCGTTGCCGCAAACCCTGATGTACGCCACTACTTTCTGGTCCTATATGGCCTGCGTCTGGAACGCCATTTTCCTGATTTCGCCGATCATCTACCTCTTTACCGGCATTCCGCCGGTGTCGGCCTGGTCGACGCCCTTTTATCTCCACTTCCTGCCCTTTTTTATCCTCTCGGAGCTGGCCTTTATGTTTGGCACATGGGGTATTTCCGCCTGGGATGGGCGCGCATCCTATCTCTCCTTCTTCTCGATGAATTTGCGGGCGCTGAATACGGTGCTGCGCGGGGAGCAGATCAAGTTTCACGTTACACCGAAGGAGCGCCAGACCGGGCGCTTTCTCTACCTGGTGAAACCGCAAATCGCCATCGTCCTGCTGACCCTCACCGGGCTGATTTGGGGCGGCATTCAGGTGGCGCGCGGCCAGGTGGATGATCCTTCCGGTTACGTCATCAATATCTTCTGGGGTGCCGTCAATATTGCCGCAATGTTGCCGCTGATCCTCGCCGCCATCTGGACGCCGGACGAAGAGGAGGCGCGAACATGA
- a CDS encoding DUF3131 domain-containing protein, which yields MRTRDALLSARSYITILLGFLLGFAIVVWVEKQMPTRVESSGGMALSKDFPPLPTSRALTFEEAIWARVAWQYYVNNTQPNGLPNAQDGQAWFSLWSAGSYLLAVIAAQQLHILSEAESDARISNALATLGGLPLTPQGVPAAYYHADTLKILGKPETSAIGMGRLLVALQTLLWRSPQHAEAVRDLFNRWQVGALIVTSGATQAAAPLHHWALASDEPRNSFGYRLYASHTLRLIDSAAGLAVTNPPEGQQMIDIDGIMVPDEGLRTPWGRQPSLISLPYLLTGLELGFDAQSAEIAFRIMQIQQRRHSLRVRKPPISTDYAEPAPDFINDLPNRQPVDNEALRDAPPELTAITSTRSAFAWYALFRNSWSEALRQQAQALQVPGKGWQRGFNLNNSVNSVIDADTNAIVLESLAYIAHGQMLCLACFNPAPRSPSSAGATP from the coding sequence ATGAGAACGCGCGACGCGCTGCTTTCCGCACGCAGTTACATCACTATCCTGCTCGGTTTTCTGCTCGGCTTCGCCATCGTAGTGTGGGTGGAAAAACAGATGCCGACGCGCGTTGAGAGCAGCGGCGGCATGGCGCTTAGCAAAGATTTCCCGCCGCTGCCCACTTCACGGGCGCTCACCTTTGAGGAGGCGATCTGGGCGCGCGTGGCCTGGCAATATTACGTCAACAATACGCAACCCAACGGGCTGCCAAATGCCCAGGATGGGCAGGCGTGGTTCAGCTTATGGAGCGCAGGCAGCTATCTGCTGGCGGTGATCGCCGCACAGCAGCTGCACATCCTTAGCGAAGCAGAGAGCGACGCGCGCATCAGTAATGCGCTGGCAACCCTTGGCGGGCTGCCGCTTACGCCGCAGGGCGTGCCGGCGGCCTACTATCATGCTGATACGCTGAAAATTCTCGGCAAGCCGGAAACCTCCGCTATCGGCATGGGCCGTCTGCTGGTAGCGCTGCAAACCCTGCTCTGGCGCTCGCCGCAGCACGCAGAAGCCGTGCGCGATCTCTTTAACCGCTGGCAGGTGGGCGCGCTTATCGTCACCAGCGGCGCAACGCAGGCCGCCGCGCCGCTGCATCACTGGGCGCTGGCAAGCGATGAGCCGCGCAACAGCTTTGGCTATCGACTTTATGCCAGCCATACGCTGCGGCTGATCGACAGCGCCGCCGGGCTGGCGGTGACCAATCCGCCGGAAGGGCAGCAGATGATCGATATCGACGGCATTATGGTGCCCGATGAGGGGCTGCGCACGCCGTGGGGACGCCAGCCTTCGCTGATTAGCCTCCCCTATCTGTTGACCGGCCTTGAGCTGGGCTTTGATGCACAGAGCGCGGAAATCGCCTTTCGCATTATGCAGATCCAGCAGCGCCGCCACAGCCTGCGGGTGCGCAAACCGCCCATCAGTACCGACTATGCCGAACCCGCACCGGACTTTATCAATGACCTGCCCAACCGCCAGCCTGTCGACAACGAGGCGCTACGCGATGCGCCGCCGGAGCTGACGGCGATCACCTCTACCCGCTCGGCCTTCGCCTGGTATGCCCTGTTTCGCAATAGCTGGAGCGAGGCCCTGCGCCAGCAAGCGCAGGCGCTGCAAGTGCCGGGTAAAGGGTGGCAGCGCGGGTTTAACCTCAATAACAGCGTGAACAGTGTGATTGATGCCGACACCAATGCCATTGTGCTGGAGAGCCTGGCCTATATCGCCCACGGCCAGATGCTGTGCCTGGCCTGCTTTAATCCCGCGCCCCGTTCCCCTTCGTCAGCAGGAGCTACGCCATGA
- a CDS encoding ATP-binding protein gives MAREITFPASLTALSPLAEWLNAQMAALPVDEEWRFALDLAVCEVATNIIRHSLHEQAAATFSIAFAASAQEVQLTFRDNGEPFPAERLLAAQQENGLEMEPDLESGRGLKLILLSVDSFNVQRQAGVNIATLCKKWGVEAASG, from the coding sequence ATGGCTCGCGAGATAACCTTTCCCGCCTCGCTCACCGCGCTCTCGCCGCTTGCTGAGTGGCTGAACGCGCAGATGGCCGCGCTGCCAGTAGATGAGGAGTGGCGCTTCGCCCTCGATCTGGCGGTGTGCGAAGTGGCGACCAATATTATTCGCCATAGCCTGCATGAGCAGGCCGCCGCCACTTTTAGCATCGCGTTTGCCGCCAGTGCGCAGGAGGTGCAACTGACGTTTCGCGATAACGGCGAGCCGTTTCCCGCTGAACGCTTACTGGCTGCACAGCAGGAAAATGGTCTTGAGATGGAGCCGGATCTGGAGAGCGGGCGCGGGCTGAAGCTGATCCTGCTCAGTGTGGACAGCTTTAATGTGCAGCGGCAGGCCGGGGTTAATATCGCCACGCTGTGCAAAAAATGGGGAGTTGAAGCGGCAAGCGGCTAA